The Streptomyces sp. NBC_00775 genome includes the window AGAACGCCTCACGGCTGGTACGGCGGTGCTGCCCCCCACGTCCACCTCGGTACCGGCTGATCCCCCGGAGGGCTCGCGTCGGGGCCGGAGAAGTAGACAGCCAGCCGCGTACCCCACTCCGCGTACGCGAGGAATGCCGAGCGGAACTCGGCGTCGGTGGGGAGGCCGGCGTCGTCGGCCGCGTCTTGCAGCAGGTTCACCCAGCGGCGCCGCTGGACCTCGGTGATGCCCTTCCCCATGTGCTTGGCGACCATGTGACCGTGGCCCCCCTGCGACTCGGAGTACGCGGCGGGACCACCGAAGACCTCACCGAGCCAGAGCGCGACATGGACGGCGTGTTCGGGGGCCAGGTCGGCGAAGAGGGGCGCGAGGAGGTCGTCCTTGAGGACCCTGTCGTAGAACGCCGATGTCAGCCGTGTGAAGGCCTCGGCGCCTCCCGCCCAGGCGTAGAGGGTGGGGACGGAGGCGCCCGTGCCACGCACCGTCGTCGGCTTGTAGTGGCGCATCTCCTCGATGTCGCCGATGTAGGGGCGGATCTCGGCGAGGAAGTCGGGGAAGAGCGGCGACTTCCGGAAGCCCTCCAGATGGTCCTCGGTCGAGGTCCATGTGATCCGCAGGGTGAAGTGCTCGAAGTCCTCCTCGCAGCGCGCGAGTTCGTAGTCGACGCACTGCGGGGCCGCGGCGAGCTGGGCGGCGGCCCGGGTGTAGGCGGCCAGGAACTCCGCCGACTGCTGCTCGGGAATCCGGTACCGGATGTATTCGACAGTCGAAACGGTCATGGCCCCAACCAAACACGGACGGCCCGCCGGAAGCTTTCCTTCCGACGGGCCGTTCGCTATGGGCTCACTACCTGTACTGGCTCACTTCCCGTAATACGCGTTGTAGATCGAGATCGTCGACTTGTTCCCCTTCTTGTCGGCGATCTTGGCGTGGAACGAGATGCCCTTGCCCTTCGCCGGGTTCTTGAAGGTGATCTTGCCGTTCTTGACGTCGAGCTTGGTCCAGGTCTGGCCGTAGTCGTACGACACGTACACGGCCAGGGACTTGAGGTTGGTGCCCGCGGCCGCGCCCTGGACGGTCACCGGGATGGTGACCTTCTGGTCGGCGGGGCCACGGCTGTCCAGGCCGAGGGACGCGCCGAAGCGGGCCGTGGAGATGGGCAGCTTCGCGTCGTCGACCTTCTTGGAGTGGAACGTCCAGCTCGCGTCGATCCGTGTGGAGGCCGCGGCCACCTTCACGGAACGCTTGATGGACGTGGTCAGCTTGTACGCCGCGTCCGCGTCCGGCACCTTGAACTGGCCGCTGCCGTCCAGCGCGTCATCGTTCTCGGCGATCTTGGTGCCATTGCGGTACAGGGTCGTCTTGACCGAGGTGTAGACGGACGAACCGGCGTGCGACTGGCCGTCGGCGAATATCGGGAGATACCCGCTGATGTACTTGCCGTTGCGGTAGACGCCGTAGAGGCTGCTGATCTTCGGGCCGAAGACGCCGGTGTTGAACGTCTTCGTGTAGCTGTCGCCCGCCTTGAAGGTCTGCGGCTCGCCCAGGGTGTAGAAGGCCTCGGTGATCGGGAAGCCGTCGGCGTCCTTGCCGGCGTACTGCTCGAAGTCGAAGCTCCACTGGACCTTGTCACCGGTGGAGACATGCAGCGTGCGGGTGCCCGGCAGCTTCTGCTCGACGGGGAGCCCGAAGGAGAAGTCGTCGGGCAGGTAGCCGTACGTGCTCACGGCGCCCGTCTTGCCGGAGGCCGCGGCCCCCATGTTGGTCTTGACCGTGGCCAGTTCGCTCGCCTTGTAGTGCTTGACGTGCGCGCCCTGCAGCTTGGTGACCTTGCCGCCGGTGAACACGTCGTACTCGGCGTCGTCGCCCTTGGTCCACGTACCCGACCAGCTCTGGGAGAGGCCGGAGGTGACCGCCGGGCCGATGTGCGCCGTTCGCAGGCCCGCGAAGGAATCCAGGCCGATGCCCATACCGATGCCGGCGGGGTCGTACATGTAGGAGACCATCGCCGACACCGGCTTCGCCCCGGCGTCCGGCACCGTGATGTCGGCGGACTTGGCGGTGCGCTGGTCGATGGTCACCGTCTGGTTCTTGGTGACGGTCAGCTTGGGCTGGACGAGCCAGTCCACTCCGCCGTCGATCGAGGTGAGGTCCTTGACCAGCTGGGAGTTGAGGATGTAGGTGCCCTTGGGCACGCGGATGGTCTCGGTGCTCGCGGTGCCCTGCGAGAAGTAGTCCCGTCCGTTGCCGAGCCCCGCGTAGGCGTAGAGGTCGGTGAGGTGGATGGGCTGCTCGCCGTCGCGCACGAGGTACTTCAGCTTGACGTCGTACGACTCCACCTCGCGCTGCACCGCGGCCGCGGTCCGCACCGACTGGCCGCCGCCCGTGGCCGTCACGTACGCCGAGTACGCGCCGTCCGTGGTGCCGCCCAGCTTGGTGTTGACGGTGACGTCCACCGAGGCCTTGCCGCCCGCCGGGACCTTGACCGTCTTCGCGCCGAGCGTGAAGAAGCCCGAAGGAGCCGTCTGGCCCTTGGGGTTGGTGGCGGTCGCCGAGAGAGTCAGCGTGACGTCGGTCTTGCC containing:
- a CDS encoding group II truncated hemoglobin, producing MTVSTVEYIRYRIPEQQSAEFLAAYTRAAAQLAAAPQCVDYELARCEEDFEHFTLRITWTSTEDHLEGFRKSPLFPDFLAEIRPYIGDIEEMRHYKPTTVRGTGASVPTLYAWAGGAEAFTRLTSAFYDRVLKDDLLAPLFADLAPEHAVHVALWLGEVFGGPAAYSESQGGHGHMVAKHMGKGITEVQRRRWVNLLQDAADDAGLPTDAEFRSAFLAYAEWGTRLAVYFSGPDASPPGDQPVPRWTWGAAPPYQP
- a CDS encoding S8 family peptidase, whose translation is MRRQVKRACAATIATAAAVALAAGMTSPASAKAERASSASAAKAAGLTARHHITLITGDRVAVDAKGRVVGIERAKGRAHIPVMVRKADGHTLVVPADAQSLIATGKLDQRLFDVTELNKAATRKAQKQGLKLIVGYKGAATAAKADVREAGTLRRTLKSLNADAVLTPKKDAAELWSAVTNGGSTASGIAHVWLDGVRKASLDKSVPQIGAPKAWAAGYDGKGVKIAVLDTGVDATHPDLKDQVIAAKNFSTSADATDKFGHGTHVASIAAGTGVKSGGKYKGVAPGAKILSGKVLSDDGYGDDSSILAGMEWAADQGADVVNLSLGGGDTPEIDPLEAEVNKLSEEKGILFAIAAGNDGDFGEQTIGSPGSAADALTVGAVDDNDKLASFSSRGPGLDGAIKPDVTAPGVDITAAAAPGSLIDKEVGEKPPGYLTISGTSMATPHVAGAAAILKQEHPDWTFAELKGALTGSAKGGKYTPFQQGSGRIAVDKAIKQSVIADPNSVSFGIQQWPHTDDKPATKQLTYRNLGKTDVTLTLSATATNPKGQTAPSGFFTLGAKTVKVPAGGKASVDVTVNTKLGGTTDGAYSAYVTATGGGQSVRTAAAVQREVESYDVKLKYLVRDGEQPIHLTDLYAYAGLGNGRDYFSQGTASTETIRVPKGTYILNSQLVKDLTSIDGGVDWLVQPKLTVTKNQTVTIDQRTAKSADITVPDAGAKPVSAMVSYMYDPAGIGMGIGLDSFAGLRTAHIGPAVTSGLSQSWSGTWTKGDDAEYDVFTGGKVTKLQGAHVKHYKASELATVKTNMGAAASGKTGAVSTYGYLPDDFSFGLPVEQKLPGTRTLHVSTGDKVQWSFDFEQYAGKDADGFPITEAFYTLGEPQTFKAGDSYTKTFNTGVFGPKISSLYGVYRNGKYISGYLPIFADGQSHAGSSVYTSVKTTLYRNGTKIAENDDALDGSGQFKVPDADAAYKLTTSIKRSVKVAAASTRIDASWTFHSKKVDDAKLPISTARFGASLGLDSRGPADQKVTIPVTVQGAAAGTNLKSLAVYVSYDYGQTWTKLDVKNGKITFKNPAKGKGISFHAKIADKKGNKSTISIYNAYYGK